TCGCGCTGCGGTGGCTTATGGCGAGATTGCCCGCAACGTCGCGCTGAAGCTCAAATATGCCGGCCGGCCAGGCGTCGCCCTGACGCTCGCGCACTTCATGCGCCGCCATCTCGATCCGTCGGCCGACGCGATCCTCGCGCCGGTGCCGCTGCACCGCTGGCGAATCTGGAAGCGCGGCTACAATCAATCGGCCCTGATCGTTTCAGCGCTGGGCCGGGGGACCGGACTGGAGACGCGCCTCGACCTCCTGACCCGCGCGAAAGCGACGCCGTCGCTGCGCGGCCTCAATCGCTCGCAGCGCGCGCTCGCCGTGCGCGGCGCATTTCGGGTCGACAACAGGATGAAGCCCGTCCTGCGCGGCCGTAGAATCGTGCTGGTCGACGACGTCTATACGACCGGCGCCACCGCCAATGGCTGCGCCCGGGCGCTGAAGCGCGCCGGGGCGAGCGCGGTGAACATTCTGTGCTGGGCGCGAGTTGTCGGCGGCAGTGATTGACAAAGACGGCGCTGACCCGCCAGTCGGGCCGCACGCCTCGCAACAGGAGCCACCATGCCGCGCGTCGAAATCTACACCAAGCCCTTCTGCCCTTATTGCGCCCGCGCCAAGGCGCTGCTCGAGAGCAAGGGCGTCGATTATGAAGAGATCGACATCGCCAGCGACCAGGAGAAGCGCGCGGCGATGATCCAGCGCGCCCAGGGCAAGACCACGGTGCCGCAGATCTTCATCGACGACCACCATGTCGGCGGCTCGGACGATCTGGCCTCGCTCGATCGGATGGGAAAGCTCGACGCACTGCTGACCGCCTGATGCGGATCGCCGTCCATCAGGCCCGGACCGGGATCGATCCGGTCGCCAATGCGGTCACGCTCGTGGCTGCCGTGGAGGAAGCTGCGGCGGGCGGCGCGACGATCCTGTTCACGCCCGAGATGAGCGGGCTGCTCGACCGCGACCGCGATCGAGCCGCGGCGCATCTCTCCGACGAGGCGCAGGATCCCGTGCTCGCGGCGGTGCGCGAAGCCGCCGCCCGAACCGGTCTCTGGGTCCATATCGGCTCGCTGGCGCTGAAGGGCGAGCGCGGCGATGGGCGGCTCGTCAACCGCGGCTTCCTGATCGATTCCAACGGCGCAATCCGCGCCCGCTACGACAAGATCCATCTGTTCGACGTCGATCTCCCGACCGGCGAGAGCTGGCGCGAATCCGCTTCCTATGCCGGCGGCGAGCGCGCGGTGGTGGCGGAGACGCCGCTCGGAAGGCTCGGCCTCTCGATCTGCTACGATCTTCGCTTTCCCGATCTGTATCGCGCGCTGACCGGGGCCGGCGCGACCATCCTGGCCATTCCGGCGGCCTTTACCGTGCCGACCGGGCAGGCCCATTGGCATGTCCTGCTCCGCGCCCGCGCGATCGAGGCGGGCGCGTTCGTGGTCGCCGCCGCCCAGGCCGGACGCCACGAGGACGGCCGCGACACGTTCGGCCACTCGCTCGTCGTCGATCCATGGGGTAAGGTGCTGCTCGACATGGGAAGCGAGCCCGGAGTGGGCTTCGCCGACGTGGACGTCGCCCAGGTGGACGAGGTGCGCCGTCGCCTCCCTGCCATCGCTCACCGCCGGCCGATCGGCGAACCCGAATTGATGCCATGATCGTCTTTGACTTGAAATGCCTGAGCAAGGGTCACGTCTTCGAGGCGTGGTTCGGCTCGACCGAGGATTATGAGGACCAGCGCCGGCGCTGGCTCGTGGAATGTCCGATGTGCGGCGATCCCGAGGTCGAGAAGGCCGTGATGGCGCCCAATGTCGCGGCCAAGGGCAATCGCGGGGGCGATGCGTCGTCCGCCGCTTCGGTGATGAGCGCCGATCCGGCCAAGATGAAGACGATGCTGGCCGCGCTGGCCGTCGCCCAGCGCAAGATGCTCGAAACCTCGGACTTTGTCGGCGACCGCTTCGCCGACGAAGCCCGCGCGATCCATCTCGGCGAGGCCGACGCCCGCTCCATCCACGGCCGCGCCACGCCCCAGCAGACGCAGAGTCTGATCGAGGAAGGAATCACCGTCGCGCCGCTGCCATTCCCGGTGGTCGAGCCGGGGCAGGAGAATTGACCGAGCGCCGCGCCCGGCCTAACCACGCCCTCGGTCGGCCCCGTAGCTCAGCAGGATAGAGCAACTGATTCCTAATCAGTAGGCCACAGGTTCGAATCCTGTCGGGGTCACCATTTGTCTTGAGCAACGGGGAAGAATGATGAACGGAGCCGATGAGCCCAGCGACGGCGATCTGGTCCGCCCCTCCCCGAAGGTTTCGGTGCCCGACGACGTGCAGGAGGCTGTGCGGACCCTGATCCGCTGGGCCGGCGACGATCCGTCGCGCGAAGGCCTGCTCGAAACGCCGGCTCGGGTAGCCCGCGCGTGGCGCGAATATGCCCGTGGCTATCGGGAGGATCCGGCGCACCATCTCGACCGCACCTTCGAGGAGGTCGGCGGTTATGACGAGATCGTTTTGCTCCGGGACATACCGTTCCAGTCGCATTGCGAGCATCACATGGCGCCGATTATCGGCAAGGCGGCGATCGCCTATCTGCCGAGCGACCGCGTCGTCGGCATCTCCAAGCTGGCGCGGGTGCTGCACGGCTTCGCGCGGCGCCTGCAGGTTCAGGAGCGGCTGACCGCGCAGGTGGCGGACGCGATCTGGGAGCATTTGAAGCCGCACGGCGTGGCCGTCGTGATCGAGGCGAGCCACGCCTGCATGACCGCGCGTGGCGTCCATACGCCCGGCGTGATGATGACCACCAGCCGGATGATGGGCGTGTTCCGCAACGACGAGCGTAGTCGCCGCGAGGTGCTGGCCCTGATGGGCTATTGATCGGTCGCTTCAGGCCGTTCGCAGCTTATTGAGGCTGGCGATCAGGCGCGCGTCGCGGCCGTAGGGATCGGCGTGCAGGGTGAGCCGGCCGTCGGCGTCTGCTTCGGCCGTGAAATAGACGAGATAGACCGGCCGGAAACGCTCGAGGGCGACGGTGCGGGTCGCCCACCCGGCCATCGCGCGACGCAGCCGCGACGGGCTCGATCCGTCCAACTCGAGCAGGTCGGCTGCGAGTTCGTCCATGTCCTTGACCCTGATGCAGCCGTTGCTGAACGTGCGGGTGGAGGCCGCGAACAGGCCCTTGGCAGGCGTGTCGTGCAGATAGATGAGCTGCGGGTTGGGCATGTCGAGCTTGATCTTGCCGAGCGCGTTGCGCGGCCCGGGCGGCTGGCGAAACACCCCGCCCGAATAATCAAAACCGCTCGCGCTGCGGCCCATGCGGCGGGCGATGCTCGGCGGCACGCTCCACCATGGATTGACCACCAGCGAGAGGGCAGGGACCGCGATCTGCGGCGTCGGCGTGGAGGGCTTGCCGACGATCACGTCGTGGGCGGCGACCGGCGTTCCGTCCTCGAACAATTGCAGCCGATAGGCCGGGACGTTGACTAACACATAATCGGAGCCGATCTCGCGCGGCATCCAGCGCCAGCGCTCCAGATTGGCGCGCAGGCGGTCGCGCGTCGCAGGGGCCTCCGCATCGGCATAGGCCGCGCGCAGGGCGGCATATCGTTCGTCGGACGGCAGCAGGCCCCGCAGCCAGTCCCGCACCCGATTGGCACGGACGGCGGCCTCGAGCCCATAGGCGAGCGTCTCGGCGTCGGGGCCGTAGCGCTCGATATGCCAGTCGAAGCGGGCCGGATCGACGCGACCGAACGCATAATCGCGCGCGAGCCGCAGCGCGGCCGCCGTCGCGGCATCGTCGGTGCGGGCGCGGTCGCCGCTGAGCGCCAGCGCGGCCAGGGTCTCGGGCCCGTAGTCCGCCGGATCGAGGCCTTCCCCGGCCGCAGCATTCAGTTCTGCGTGGAGATCGCGCAACGCGTCGGCGGACCAGAAAGGCGGTGGCGCCTCGGCGGCGGCGCGAGCGGCGCCGTCCGGCAGGATCGGGCCGGGCGGCATCGTCGCCGTGGTGAGGAAGATGGCGACCCCCGTCGACAGGCCGAAAAGCGCAAGCTTCTCCGCAGCTCTGCCGACGCTGAACGGCATTCTCACCTCCGATGGCGGCACCGGGCGACCCGGCAGCCTCAGCCTAACGCAAGATTTTCCGCTGTCCCAACGTTTTCGCTCACGATCCGGTTGCCGTTGCAGCCGCGGCCGCGCGCGCGGCGTAGCGCACCGGGCGGTCGAGGCTGGCGATCAGCTTGGCGTCGCGCCCATAGGGGTCCTCGTAGCGGACGATCGCCCCGTCCGGCGCGGCGTCGAGCGTGAAATAGACCAGATAGACCGGGCGCGCCTTGGGCAAGGCGAGCGTGCGGGTGGCGGAGCCTGCCAGCGCCTGGCGGACGGCATCGGCATCGCCGGCGTCGCGCTCGGCCAGCTCGGCGGCGAGCCGTTCGACGTCCTTCACCCGGATGCAGCCGTGGCTGAACGCGCGCGAGCTTTCGCCGAACAGGTGCTTGGACGGCGTATCGTGGAGGTAGATGGCGTGCGGGTTGGGCATGTCGATCTTGACCTTGCCGAGCGCATTGCCGGGGCCGGGACGCTGGCGCACCGCGCCGCCCGAAAAGACATAGCCCTTGCCGGCACCGGGGCGAATGCTGCCGGCGATGCTGCGCGGCACGTTCCACCACGGATTGACGACCAGTGCCCGGGCGTGGCTCGCAATCTGCGGCGTCGGCGTCTTGGGCGCGCCGACCACGACCGTATAGGAAGTGACCGGCTTGCCGTCCTCGACCAGGTCCAGCGTGTAGCTCGGCACGTTGACATAGATATGGTCGTCGCCCAGCCGCCGCGGCATCCAGCGCCAGCGTTCGAGATTGGCGCGCAGCCGATCGCGCATCGTCGGGTCGCTCTCGCCGGCATAAGCGGCGCGCAGCGCGGCGTAGCGCGGGTCGGACGGCAGCAGGCTGCGCAGCCAAGGCTGGACGCGGCCGTCGCGGACGGCGCCCTGCAGGCCGGCGGCGAGGCTGCCGCCATCCTCGCCGCGCTCGATATGCCAGCCGAACCGGCTGCGGTCGGCGACCCGTCCCTGCAAATAATCGCGCGCCAGCGCCAGTGCGGCGGCGGTGGCGATTCGGTCGGTGTCGGCGCTTTCCCCGCGGACGATGGCGGCGTCGAGGGCGGGCAGGTCATAGGCCGCGCTGTCGAGCCCTTCGCGCTCGGCCGCGCGCACTTCGTCGGCGAGTTCCCGGAGGGCGTCGGCCGACCAAAGGTGCATGGCCCGGACGGGCGCAGGCGCCGCTTCGGGGGCGACCGTGGGAACGGGGCCGGCGGAGGCGCCCGTCCCGAGCACGCCCACCGAGAGCAGGACCAGGGAAGCCATTGCGCCGGGCATGTGCCGGCCTGCGCTGAATCGCATCTTCGTCTCCATCGGACTGGATCGGGCCGCGGCTCTCCGCGCGGCGATGCAAGCTGTCTGGCCGGAGGCGGGGGTGCCCGCAGCCGCTAAGCGATGGAGACGGGATAGCGGGCGACCGGCAGCCCTGTCGCGCAACAAGCGGCGTTCGTCTCGGCCGCGCATTTTCGTCGAGCGAAGTAAACCGTTCGATATAACCTACGAAGTGTCAGGTGAGCCCCAGGCATAGTTAGTCGAGGACTAGGTAAAGATAGTAAAAGCGATCTTTACATGCGGCTCCAAACGTATAGCTTTCAAGTCGGAGCGGGTGGGGTGACTCGGTCATTTCCTCCGTTAGCGTCAAAGATCGCGCCTCGTGCTCGGACACGACTCGACATTCGTCGGTCGGTGCAGGGGAGCATTTGCGATGAAATCAGCGGGATTGGTGATTCTGCGGCGGTCGCTGCTGGCGGCGGCCTCGACGGCTTCGATGATGGCGGGCGGCGCGGCCTTTGCGCAGAACGGGCCCAGCGCCTCCATACCGACGGCGACGCTCGACATCGTCGCCAATCACGAAGTGCCGCTCGGTCCGCCGAGCGCGCTGCCCGGGATCAACGCGCCGGGCAATGGCTCGGTCTATTCCAATTCCCCGCAGGTGCTCGATCCGGCCGGCTCGATCAACGGCGTCGGCCAGCAGATCGCGTTCATCCAGACCGGGCCGACCACGGCGGGCCTGAGCCTGTGCAGCGGCTCGTTGATCAATGCCCGCACTGTCATCACGGCGGCGCACTGCCTCTACAACAATCCGACCCACCGTTACGGTAGCAACACCGGCTCGGGCGGCGGCGTCAGCGGCAATTTCGGCACGGGCGGCGCCCCGCTCAACTCGCAGGGCATTCCGCTGAGCTTCGGCTTCGAGTCGCTGAACCGCAACTGCTTCAACGCCAGCGGGCTGCCCTTCACCTGCCCGGCCGGGCAGAAGGGACCGTACGAGACGTGGCGCGACTCTAATTTCCAGACGGTCACGTCGCGCCACATCTATAACGCCAACCAGGTCTGGTACGGCACCGGCGCGCAGCCGGTCGCGCTCGGCGGCGGCGGCGAGTTCGCCAACCAGGATATCGCGCTGGTGACGCTCGACACCCACGTCAAGGACATCCCGACCTGGACCCTGCTGTTCTCGCCGCTCGACGGCCCGACCCACGCCATCGTCACCGGCTATGGCGGCGCCGGCGTCGGCCTGTCCGGCCTCGGCAACCTCGCCGGCATCGACTATCGCCGGCGCTCCGCCGAGAACATGATCGACGCGCTGATGACCAACAATGACTGGGTCGACAGCCCGGCGATCGATCCCGGCAACACCGCTTATGCGGCGCACCAGCATGCGATCTACTGGCTGGATTTCGACGATCCCGACCACGATCCGGACAATCTGCCGGCCAATTTCTTCACCAACACCGCCCCCCCGGGCGGCCGCAACAACGGCTATTATGATTTCAACGGTCTCGGCGGCATCACCCTCGCCAATGAGGGCGCGACCGCGGGCGGCGATTCCGGCGGCCCGCTGATCGTCGACCAGAGGTTCGACAAGCCGGTGGTGGTCGGGGTCCTGACGGGCAGCTGGTCGTTCAACGGCGGCATCTCCACCTACGGCCAGTTCAACGTCTATCCGCCCCTGTTCCAGTTCTGGGAGGATATCGTCCAGAACAATCCCTACGTTTATGCGTCGGCCAAGGCGGGCATCGGCGACTGGTTCGATCCCAATCACTGGGTCCAGGACATGGATCCCAATTACGGGATCATCGGGCCGGACGGCGAACTGCTGAACGGCGTGCCGGATTCGCATCAGGGCGGCGCCGACGGCGCGGTCGACAAGTTCGGCACGCTCTGCTTCCTGGAGGCGGACTGCACCACGTTCGACGGCCCCGGCGCCCCCGCGGGCACCGGCACGCCGATCGTCACCGCCGGCGGCCCGGGCTCGACCAATTTCGTGCCCAACAATGTCGAGCCGGTGAACAGCGCCAATTCCGCCCTCTACAAGAAAGCCCGTTATTATGACGTGACGCTGAGCCGCCCCGGCATCACGACGCTCAACCAGGCCGCGACGATCGACATGATGACGGTCGACAACCCGCTCGCGGTGCTGGCGATCGGCGCGACCGGCACGCTCAATACGTGGGCCGAATTCACCCAGGGCTCCGGCTGGACCCGCATCGACGGCGCGCTCAACACGAACGAGATGCTGGTCGTCAGCGGCCTGCTTTCGGGCAAGGGCACGATCAACGCCGATTTCCTGACGGTGGTCGGCGGCGTTGTCGCGCCGGCGGGCGCGGCGATCGGCACCTTGAACGTCAATGCCGACACGATCCTGGCCTCGGCCTCGGGCCTGCTGATTGATGTCACGCGCGGCTCGGCCGACCAGCTCGCCGTGGGCGGCGCGCTCGTCCTGTCCGACGGCAATCTGGTGATGAACAAGATCGGCGCGGCCCCCAAACATGGCGACAGCGCCGTCATCGCTACCGCCTCCGGCGGCGTCGGCGGCACGTTCGGCGCCATATACGGCTTCCAGGGCGTGCTGCGCCCCGAGCTGACCTATGGGCCGAACAGCGTCACCGCCACCTTCCGTTCGGGCAGCCTGGCGAACCACATCACCGGCGGCAATCCGATCGCCATGGCCTTCGCCACGGCGCTCGATCAGCTGCGCCTCACATCCTACGACACGCTCTACGGCCTGTACGGCTCGGTCGACTGGATGGACGGCACCAATCTCGCCAACACGCTGAGCGGGTTCGCGCCGCGCGTGGCGGGCGAGGCAAGGGCGCTCCAGGACGAGCAGAGCCGGGTGATGCTGACCACGATCGGCGACCGCCTGTCGATGCTCGGCACCGACAGGGCGCGCGGCAAGATGAGCGTCGTCGGCAACCCGGAGATGCTGATGGCGCTCAGCGCGGGCACGGTCGATCAGGCAGCGCAGCAGGGCCTCGGCATCATCCCGACCACGCGCACGATGGGCGCGCTGCCGCCGGGCATGTCGGGCTTCATCGCCGGCGGCATCCGCACCAACGCCGCGACTCTGGACGGCAGCCGCGCCGCATTCCGCGCCGGCCAGCGCAGCTGGCATATCGGCATGGGTCTCGAAATGGCGGTCGGCGACGCCGCCACTTTGGGCACCGCCTTCGGCTATGCCAGCGGTTACTCCGCACAAGGCAGCGTCTATGACCGGGCAGAGGCCAAATCGAGCCAGGTCGCGGTCTACGGCTCCTACCGGCTCGGCGACGGCTTCTATGTCGCCGGCCTTGCCGCTGCGGAGAACAGCCGCGCCAGCCTCGACCGCCATGCCAGCACGGGCGACGCCGTGTTCGACCTGACCGGTGCGACCAAGGCGTCGCGTTACAGCGCGATGGCGGAGACCGGGGTCAATCTCGGCCTCGGCAACGGGCTGATGGTGACGCCGCGCGTGGCGGTCGGCTATTCGTCCTACGCGCTCAGCGGCTATCGCGAGACCGGCGGGGCCGCGGCGCTCCAGCTCGACGATTTGAAGGTGCAGCAGCTCGACGCCCGGATCGGCGCCAAGCTGTCCGGCTCGACCAGGCTCGGCGGCTGGACCTTCGCTCCGCAGCTGCAGGCCGATCTGGTCCAGAACCTGTCCGGCGGCCATGACGGCATGACCGTGCGCTTCGCCGATGCGCCGGATCATGCCTTCGCTCTGCCGATCGCCGGCGGCG
This portion of the Sphingomonas sp. LY54 genome encodes:
- a CDS encoding ComF family protein, giving the protein MLLPAGAARAAIRQIVDFALPPRCPGCGEVTEDEHRFCLACWQKLHFLGEPCCARCGLPFDYDRGAGVECGACLASPPAFDSLRAAVAYGEIARNVALKLKYAGRPGVALTLAHFMRRHLDPSADAILAPVPLHRWRIWKRGYNQSALIVSALGRGTGLETRLDLLTRAKATPSLRGLNRSQRALAVRGAFRVDNRMKPVLRGRRIVLVDDVYTTGATANGCARALKRAGASAVNILCWARVVGGSD
- the grxC gene encoding glutaredoxin 3 produces the protein MPRVEIYTKPFCPYCARAKALLESKGVDYEEIDIASDQEKRAAMIQRAQGKTTVPQIFIDDHHVGGSDDLASLDRMGKLDALLTA
- a CDS encoding carbon-nitrogen hydrolase family protein, with translation MRIAVHQARTGIDPVANAVTLVAAVEEAAAGGATILFTPEMSGLLDRDRDRAAAHLSDEAQDPVLAAVREAAARTGLWVHIGSLALKGERGDGRLVNRGFLIDSNGAIRARYDKIHLFDVDLPTGESWRESASYAGGERAVVAETPLGRLGLSICYDLRFPDLYRALTGAGATILAIPAAFTVPTGQAHWHVLLRARAIEAGAFVVAAAQAGRHEDGRDTFGHSLVVDPWGKVLLDMGSEPGVGFADVDVAQVDEVRRRLPAIAHRRPIGEPELMP
- a CDS encoding DUF1178 family protein — its product is MIVFDLKCLSKGHVFEAWFGSTEDYEDQRRRWLVECPMCGDPEVEKAVMAPNVAAKGNRGGDASSAASVMSADPAKMKTMLAALAVAQRKMLETSDFVGDRFADEARAIHLGEADARSIHGRATPQQTQSLIEEGITVAPLPFPVVEPGQEN
- the folE gene encoding GTP cyclohydrolase I FolE, translating into MNGADEPSDGDLVRPSPKVSVPDDVQEAVRTLIRWAGDDPSREGLLETPARVARAWREYARGYREDPAHHLDRTFEEVGGYDEIVLLRDIPFQSHCEHHMAPIIGKAAIAYLPSDRVVGISKLARVLHGFARRLQVQERLTAQVADAIWEHLKPHGVAVVIEASHACMTARGVHTPGVMMTTSRMMGVFRNDERSRREVLALMGY
- a CDS encoding L,D-transpeptidase family protein, which encodes MPFSVGRAAEKLALFGLSTGVAIFLTTATMPPGPILPDGAARAAAEAPPPFWSADALRDLHAELNAAAGEGLDPADYGPETLAALALSGDRARTDDAATAAALRLARDYAFGRVDPARFDWHIERYGPDAETLAYGLEAAVRANRVRDWLRGLLPSDERYAALRAAYADAEAPATRDRLRANLERWRWMPREIGSDYVLVNVPAYRLQLFEDGTPVAAHDVIVGKPSTPTPQIAVPALSLVVNPWWSVPPSIARRMGRSASGFDYSGGVFRQPPGPRNALGKIKLDMPNPQLIYLHDTPAKGLFAASTRTFSNGCIRVKDMDELAADLLELDGSSPSRLRRAMAGWATRTVALERFRPVYLVYFTAEADADGRLTLHADPYGRDARLIASLNKLRTA
- a CDS encoding L,D-transpeptidase family protein is translated as MRFSAGRHMPGAMASLVLLSVGVLGTGASAGPVPTVAPEAAPAPVRAMHLWSADALRELADEVRAAEREGLDSAAYDLPALDAAIVRGESADTDRIATAAALALARDYLQGRVADRSRFGWHIERGEDGGSLAAGLQGAVRDGRVQPWLRSLLPSDPRYAALRAAYAGESDPTMRDRLRANLERWRWMPRRLGDDHIYVNVPSYTLDLVEDGKPVTSYTVVVGAPKTPTPQIASHARALVVNPWWNVPRSIAGSIRPGAGKGYVFSGGAVRQRPGPGNALGKVKIDMPNPHAIYLHDTPSKHLFGESSRAFSHGCIRVKDVERLAAELAERDAGDADAVRQALAGSATRTLALPKARPVYLVYFTLDAAPDGAIVRYEDPYGRDAKLIASLDRPVRYAARAAAAATATGS
- a CDS encoding autotransporter domain-containing protein, whose protein sequence is MKSAGLVILRRSLLAAASTASMMAGGAAFAQNGPSASIPTATLDIVANHEVPLGPPSALPGINAPGNGSVYSNSPQVLDPAGSINGVGQQIAFIQTGPTTAGLSLCSGSLINARTVITAAHCLYNNPTHRYGSNTGSGGGVSGNFGTGGAPLNSQGIPLSFGFESLNRNCFNASGLPFTCPAGQKGPYETWRDSNFQTVTSRHIYNANQVWYGTGAQPVALGGGGEFANQDIALVTLDTHVKDIPTWTLLFSPLDGPTHAIVTGYGGAGVGLSGLGNLAGIDYRRRSAENMIDALMTNNDWVDSPAIDPGNTAYAAHQHAIYWLDFDDPDHDPDNLPANFFTNTAPPGGRNNGYYDFNGLGGITLANEGATAGGDSGGPLIVDQRFDKPVVVGVLTGSWSFNGGISTYGQFNVYPPLFQFWEDIVQNNPYVYASAKAGIGDWFDPNHWVQDMDPNYGIIGPDGELLNGVPDSHQGGADGAVDKFGTLCFLEADCTTFDGPGAPAGTGTPIVTAGGPGSTNFVPNNVEPVNSANSALYKKARYYDVTLSRPGITTLNQAATIDMMTVDNPLAVLAIGATGTLNTWAEFTQGSGWTRIDGALNTNEMLVVSGLLSGKGTINADFLTVVGGVVAPAGAAIGTLNVNADTILASASGLLIDVTRGSADQLAVGGALVLSDGNLVMNKIGAAPKHGDSAVIATASGGVGGTFGAIYGFQGVLRPELTYGPNSVTATFRSGSLANHITGGNPIAMAFATALDQLRLTSYDTLYGLYGSVDWMDGTNLANTLSGFAPRVAGEARALQDEQSRVMLTTIGDRLSMLGTDRARGKMSVVGNPEMLMALSAGTVDQAAQQGLGIIPTTRTMGALPPGMSGFIAGGIRTNAATLDGSRAAFRAGQRSWHIGMGLEMAVGDAATLGTAFGYASGYSAQGSVYDRAEAKSSQVAVYGSYRLGDGFYVAGLAAAENSRASLDRHASTGDAVFDLTGATKASRYSAMAETGVNLGLGNGLMVTPRVAVGYSSYALSGYRETGGAAALQLDDLKVQQLDARIGAKLSGSTRLGGWTFAPQLQADLVQNLSGGHDGMTVRFADAPDHAFALPIAGGDSNWAELKGGLKLTRGKLEFGAGLETSLGRTDYRDDRAMADFTIRF